DNA from Streptomyces luteogriseus:
CTGGTCCTGGAGGCCACGACCGACGGCGGCACGACCTGGGAGCCGGTGCCGTTCACGACGTCCCGCCGCGGCCAAGGCCCCGAGCAGCACCCGGCGGGCTCGGTCACCGGCTGGTCCGGCCGCGTCTGGCACCGGCTCACCGCCGGCCTCCCGGCCGCGGGGGAGCTCTTCCTGCGCTGGCGCTACGCGACGGACCGGCTGTACGTCGGACGCGGCTGCTACGTGGACGGGCTGCGCGTGGAGGCGGCCGGGGGCGTCCTGTTCGACGAGGCGCGCCCGGCGGACGCGGCACGCCTGAAGGCAGTGGGGTGGACGCGAGAGGCCGACTGAGGAGGGCCGGTCCCGGGAATGGGTCGAGGCGGCCGGCCGAGGACGGGTCACTCGGGGGTGTTCTCCAGCACCGCCATGGCCGCGTTGTGCCCCGGCACCCCGCTCACCCCGCCCCCGCGCACCGCTCCCGCCCCGCACAGCAGCACGTTCGCGTGCCCGGTCTCCACGCCCCAGCGTCCGGTGCTCTCCTGGGCGTAGGGCCAGCTCAGCTCGCGGTGGAAGATGTTGCCGCCGGGCAGGCCGAGGTCCCGCTCCAGGTCGAGCGGCGTCCTGGCCTCGATGCAGGGGCGTCCGTCGGCGTCGGTGGCCAGGCAGTCGGCGAGGGGTTCGGCCAGGTGGGTGTCGAGCTGGGCGAGGGTCGACTTCAGCAGGTCCTCGCGCACGGCGTCGTTGTCCCGCTCGAACAGCCGGGCCGGGGTGTGCAGACCGAAGAGGGTGAGCGTCTGGTAGCCCTCCTCGGCCAGGCCGGGTCCGAGGATGGTCGGGTCGGTGAGCGAGTGGCAGTAGATCTCGGAGGGCGGCGCGGCCGGCAGGTGACCGGCGGCGGCCTGGGCGTGGGCGGCGGCCAACTGCTCGTAGCCCTCGGCGATGTGGAAGGTGCCGGCGAAGGCCTCGCGGGGGTCGACGGAGCTGTCACGCAGCCGCGGCAGCCGCTTGAGCAGCATGTTGACCTTCAGCTGGGCGCCCTCGGCGGATGCCGGGGCAGGGTCGCCGGTCAGCTCCGCCAGGGCCTGGGGTGAGGCGTTCACCAGGACGTGCCGGGCTGCGGCGGTGCCTTCGCCGTCGGCCGTGCGGTAGGTGACCTCGGCGGTTCGGCCGTCCGTGGCGATGCGCAGCGCCTCATGGCCGGTGGCGAGGACGGCGCCCGCCGCGCGGGCCGTGTCGGCGAGGGCGTCGGTGAGGGCTCCCATGCCGCCGACGGGCACGTCCCAGTCACCGGTGCCGCCGCCGATCACGTGGTAGAGGAAGCAGCGGTTCTGCTTCAGGGCGGGGTCGTGCGCGTCGGCGAAGGTGCCGATCAGGGCGTCGGTGAGGACGACGCCGCGCACCAGGTCGTCCGCGAAGCACTCCTCCACGGCGACGCCGATCGGTTCCTCGAAGAGCACCCGCCAGGCCTCATCGTCGTCGAGGCGGCGGCGCAGCCCGTCGCGGGTGGGCAGCGGCTCGGTGAGGGTCGGGAAGATCCGCTGGGCGGCGCGGCCGGTCATGCCGTAGAACTCCTGCCACGCCCGGAACTCACGGTCGGAGCCGGTGAGCCGGGCGAACGCCTCCCGGGTGCGCCGTTCGCCGCCGCCGACGAGGAGTCCGGTGGGCCGGCCGTCGCGCTCGGCGGGTGTGTAGGAGGAGACGGTCCGGGTGCGCACCCGGAAGTCCAGGCCGAGGTCCCGGACGATCTTCTTGGGCAGCAGACTGACCAGGTACGAGTAGCGGGACAGCCGGGCGTCGACCCCGGCGAAGGGCCGGGTGGACACCGCCGCGCCGCCCGTGTGGTCCAGCCGCTCCAGGACGAGCACGGAGCGGCCGGCCCGGGCCAGATAGGCGGCGGCGACCAGGCCGTTGTGGCCGCCGCCCACGATGACGGCGTCGTAGGTCCGGTGTGCGCGGGGTCCCTCGGGTGCGGTCATGGTTCTTGGTAACACGGGGTGATCCGGGTCGGCCAGACGGCGCCTGCCTGCTCGGCCGGGGGTCAGCGCCCCGCCGCGGCCCGCTGCTCGCGCAGGGCCGCGACTCTTCGGTACAGGGCCACGGCCTCGGCGCCGCGGCCGAGCTGTTCCAGGCAGTGGGCCTCGTCGTTGCGGCTGGCGAGGGTGTCGGGGTGGTCGGCGCCGAGGACGCGTTCGCGGGCGGCGGCCACCCGCCGGTACTCGGTGAGCGCGTCGGCCCAGCGGCCCAGCCAGCCGAGACCGACGGCGACCTCGCGGCGGCTGACGAGGGTGTCCGGGTGCTCGGGGCCGAGGACCTGCTCGCGGAGGGCGGCCACCGCACGGGATTCGGCGAGGGCCTCCTCCCAGCGGCCGAGCCGCCCGAGGTTGACACAGCGGCCGTGGCGGGCGCGCAGGGTCTCGGGGTGGGTGGGGCCCTGGCTGCGGGTGCGGTCCGCGGCCAGGGCGCCGTAGAGGTCCAGGGCCTCCGCGCTGCGGCCGAGGCGGCCCAGGCTGATGCCGATCTCGTGCCGGGCGGCGAGGGTGTCGGGGTGGTCGGGACCGAGGGCGCGACCGCGAGCCTCGGCGACCTCGCGGTAGGTCTCCAGGGCTTCGGCCCATCGGCCCAACTGGCCTAGGGCGTAGGCGACTTCGTAGCGGGTGACGAGCGTGTCGGGGTGGTCCGGGCCGAGCACGCGGGCGCGGGCCCGGGCCACCTCGCGGGCCATGCGGTACGAGTCCTCCAGGCGGCCGAGGCGGCTGAGGTTGAAGGCGAGGTTGTGGCGGCAGCGCAAGGTGTCGGGGTGGTCGGGGCCCATGAGGTGCTCGCGGGCGGTGAGCACCGAGGTGTAGACGCGGTGGGCATCGAAGGCGCGGCCCAGCCGGCCGAGCACATAGGCCATCTCCTGTCGAGCGGCCAGGGTGTCGGGGTGATCGGCGCCGAGGGTGCGGATCCTGGCCTCGGTGACGTGCTTGTACGCGCGCAGGGCGTCCGCGGCGCGGCCGGTGCGGCTGAGGGTGAAGGCGACCTCGTAGCGACTGGAGAGGGTGTCGGGGTGGTCGGGGCCGAGGAGGTGCTCGCGTTCGGCTGCGACCCCCCGGTGCACCTCGCCCGCCTCCGTCCAGCGGCCGAGCCGGCCGAGGCTCAGGCCCGCGTTGTGCCGGCCGGCCAGGGCGGTCAGGACCTCCGTGGGCGGGGCGGGCCGCTCCGCGGGGACGGGTTCCGCGACGACCGGACCGGTGGCGGGTCGTGCGATCCACTCGCCGGACAGTCCGGCCGCCGGGTCCGGGGGTGTGCTGCGCAGTGCGGTGCCGGTCGCCTTGTGGCCGGTGGTCATGCCGCGGGTCCAGGACGGCAGCCGGGCCGGTCCGCCGGAAGCCGGGCGGGCCGCCGCGACGGCGGTCACGTACACCGGCGCGCCCCGGTGGGCGCTGATCCGGCGGGCCAGTTCGCGGGCGTCGCCGGGCCGTTGCCCGGGTTCCTTGGCGAGCAGGTCGAGGACGACCCGCTCCAGGTACTCGGGCAGTTCGGCGCGGTGCTCGCGCGGCGGCCGGGGCGGGGTGTCGCGGTGGCCGACGAGGATCGCCCAGGCGTCTCCGAGGTCGAACGGCGGTACGCCGGTGGCGATCTCGTACAGCACGCACCCGAACGAGTAGAGGTCGCTGCGCTGGTCGACCTCGGTGCCGCTGATCTGCTCCGGGGACATGTAGTGCGGGGTCCCCATGGCGATGCCCGTGCCGGTCAGCCGTGAGGTGAAGCCGATGTCGTGGCCGAGTCGCGCTATGCCGAAGTCGCAGATCTTCACCGTGCCGTCGCCCAGCCGCATGATGTTCGCGGGTTTCAGGTCCCGGTGGACGATGCCCTGTTCATGGCAGTAGGCGAGGGCCGCGGCGACCTGCTCGGCGACCTCCACGACGTCCGCGACCGGCAGCGGGTGCTGCTTGTTGTCCTCCAGGAGCTGGCTGAGGTTGCGTCCGTCCAGCAGCTCCATGACGAGGTAGAGGACGCCGTCGGACTCACCGAAGTCGTGGACGACGGTGATGCCGCGGTGCTGGAGCGCGGCGGCCACCCGGGCCTCGCGGCGGAACCGCTCCCGCAGCACCCGGGTGAAGGCGTGGTCGTGGTTCGGGCCCAGCGGTTTGAGGCACTTGACGGCGACGTGCCGGCCCAGGGACTCGTCCTGCGCCCGCCACACCTCGCCCATGCCGCCGCGCCCGATCAGATCGAGCAGCCGGTACCGGCCCTGGATGAGTCTGCTGTCCCCCATGTCGCGCGACGCTCCCCCCGGTAGCTGTCCGCCCGCCCCTGGCCCACCCAGTATGGCGGCCTATCGTCCGAGTTTGTACGGTGCCGGGCGCGCGTCGGGGCCGAGCCTCGCCATCGCCCGCAGAATGTGTTTGGGCGGGAGTTGCCACCGCACACGTGTGGGGATGCGGCGCAGCAGGAGGCCCGCGAGGCGCAGTTGGCGGGTGACGGTGGCCGGATCGGGGGCCGGTCTGCCGTACAACTCGTGGGCGTACGGCGGCAGAGTGGCGTACGCCAGATGTGCCACGCGCCGCCACAGCACCTCGCGCGCCGGTACCAGGAGCGGGTGGGCCGGCGGGCGGAGCAGGAAGTCGTCCACCGCGCGTGCCTCGGGGCCGGCGGCCAGGTCCGGGCGCACCTTCTCGAAGTACTCGGCCATCTCGGCCCGGTTCGCGGGTACGGCGTCGGTGTCCAGGCCCACCAGGCGTGCGCTCACCCGGTGTTCGGCCACGTACCGGTCGGCTTCGGCGTCGGTGAGCCGGAGTCCTGACCTGCGCGCGACCTGCAGATACGAGTCGATCTCGGCGCAGTGCACCCACATCAGCAGGGCGGGTTCGTCGACGCCGTAGTGCTCGCCGGTGTCCGGGTCGGTCGCGGTCAGCATGCGGTGGATCTTCCGGACCCGGGCACCGGCGCGCTCGGCGGCCTCGGTGGTGCCGTATGTCGTCGTTCCGACGAAGCTCGCGGTGCGCATCAGCCGGCCCCAGGCGTCCCGCCGGAAGTCGGAGTTCTGCATGACCCCGCGTACCGCCCGCGGGTGCAGGGCCTGGAGGTAGAGCGCCCGGACGCCCGCGATCCACATCACGGGGTCACTGTGCACCTGCCAGGTCACCGATTCGGGACCGAACAGCCCCGGGTCCGCGCCGGTCATGCGCCCCACCTCCGCCCGGCCCACACGATGGCACAGGGCGAACAACAGGTCGAGAGCCCCTCATGGGAACCGCGACCGTCCATTCGTTGAGCTTTCACCTACCCGGTTGAGGTTTGGTAAGGCTCCCCTTATATGCTGACGCCGCCGATCAAGCCCCGGACGGGCCTCAGCTGCCTGCCCGACCCCCGCACGACAGGATCCGACATGCGCACCACCTCCCGCGGCCTCATAGCGGCGCTCGCTCTCGTCCCTGTGCTGACCGGCTGTTTCGCGCCGGGCGACAGCGACAGTGCCGGGGCGGGATCGGACGGCCGGCTGCGGATCGCCATGGCCGTTCCCCCCGTGCAGGCCCTGTCCCCCTACAGCAACGACGCCACCGTGCTGAGCAAGCTGTCCGTCGCAGAGGGCCTCACCGCTCTCGACAAGAACGGCACGGCCAAGCCCGCGCTGGCGAAGTCCTGGAAGCAGGACGACGACTCCACCTGGACCTTCGAGCTGCGCAAGGCCGAGTTCCAGGACGGCACCGAACTCACCGCCCAGTCCGTCGTCGACGCGCTCGACCATGCGGGCGCCGCCACACCGAAGCCCCGAGTGCTCAGCGACGTGACACTCACCGCAAAAGCCGACGACGCGGACACCGTCACCCTCACCACGAAGTCGCCCGACCCCGTGCTGCCGCTGCGGCTGGCCAGCCCGGCACTGGCGATCCTGTCGGCGAGGGCGTACGGCGAGGACGGCGCCGTCAGCCCGGTCGGCACCGGCACCGGCCCGTTCGAGATCACCCGGCTCAGCGGCAAGACCAAGGCGAAACTCGACCGCTTCGACGGCTACTGGGGCGGCAAGGCGAAAGCCCCCGGCATCGACGTGAGCTGGATCGCGGACGGCACCGCCCGCGCCAACGCGCTGCGCGGCGGCGAGACCGACATCGCCGAGTGGATCCCCACCGCCCAGGCGAAGCTGCTCGACAAGGACACACGGCACGAGGTGCCCTCCGTACGCACCGACAGCCTGGTCCTCAACACCGGCAGCGGCCTCTTCACCGACGCCGGCCTGCGCGCGGCCGCCCGCGAGGCCGTCGACGGCTCCGCCCTCGTCGGCTCCGTCTTCGGCGGCTACGCCGACCCGGCGCAGGGCCTGTTCGGGCCCGCCGTGCCGTGGGCCGCCGGCAAGCGCGTGGAGGCGACCGGCCGTGCCGAGGCGGCGACCACCGCGCAGGTGAAGGCCGAGACCAAGGGCAGGACGCTGCGGCTGGCCACCTACACCAACCGGGCCGAGCTCCCCGAGGCCGCGACCGTGCTCCAGCAGCAGCTGGAGAAGGCCGGGTTCACCGTGAAGCAGGACGTGCGCGAGTACACGCAGATGGAGGCCGACCTGCTCGCCGGGAAGTACGACGCCCTCGTCTTCTCCCGGGTGACGCTCCTCGACACCGGTGACGCGGTCGACTACCTCGCGAGCGACTTCACCAGCGAGGGCGTCTACAACATCGCCGGGCTGAAGGACGCCGCGGTGGACAAGGCCATCCGGGCCGCCGCCACGGAGCGCGACACGGAGCGCCGCCGGGAGAAGATCATGCGGGCTGAGGCGGCCATCCTGCGCACCGACGCCGTCGTGCCGCTGGTCCACGAGCAGGCGGTGCAGGGCATCGCCGCCGGTGTCGAGGGCGTGATCCTCGATCCGCGCGAGCGCTCACTCGTCGACGTCGACACGCACCTCGGATAGCGCATGAGCGTCGCTCACTCCCCCGCCGCCCGCCCGCCCCGCTGGCCGGCGGCGGCCGGCCGTGCGCTCGCCGGAACCGTGCTGCTCGGTGCGGTGGCCCTGCTGCCGTGGCTGACCGGCGCCGACCCGGCCCGCACGGTGCTGCGCGCCCGTTCCGCCGACCAGAACCCGACAGCCGAGGAACGTGCCGCCGTACGCGAGCAGTTGCGGCTGGACGAGGGGCCGTTCGCACATCTCGGGCACTGGCTGGGCGGGCTGCCCCGCGGCGACGCGGGCGTCTCGTGGGTCTCCGGTGAACCGGTCATGCCGCAGGTGGGGACCGCCCTGTCGGTCTCGCTGACGATGATGCTGGGCGCGCTCATGGTGACCGCCCTGGTCGCCGCGCTGGTCTGTGCCCGCACCGTGTTCCTCGGCTCCCGCCGCCGGCTGCGGCAGGACCGGACCGGCACCACCTCCGCCGTCCTGGCCGCGCTGCCGAAGTTCCTGCTCGCCTCGGTCCTGGCCACCGTGTGCGGGGTGTGGTGGGGGTGGTTCCCGTCCAGCGGCTGGGAGGGTCCGCAGTCGATGGTGCTGCCCTCGCTCGCCCTCGGCATCCCGTCGGGCGCGATGCTCGGCGGGATCCTCGACCAAGCGCTGCCCGCCGCCTTCCACGAACCCTGGGCGCGCACGGCGTACGCCGTCGGGCTCCCGCCCGGCAACATCGCCCGCAACGCGCTGCGCCGCACCCTGCCCGGCATGCTCCCGCAGCTGCTGCCGACCGTCGTGGCCCTGGTCGGCGGTGCGGTCGCGGTGGAGAAGATCTTCAACATCCCCGGGCTCGGCCGGCTCGCCCTCGACGCCGCCGTCGCACAGGACCTCCCTGTGCTGCAGACGGCGACCCTCGCGCTGGTCCTGCTCGGGGTGAGCGCCGGCGTCCTGATCCGGGCCCTGCGCCACGCCCTCCTCGGCCGCCCCCTGCGCGATGCTGCCCTGCCGACCCTGCACCGGCCCCGCCTCGTCCCGCCGCGCTCCCTGCGCTGGATCACCGCGGCCTGTGCGGTGGCCCTGCTCGTCCTCGTCACGGCGGGCCTGCTGCGCGACCCCTTGCAGGTCGACACGGCGGCGCGGCTGGTGGCCCCGTCCCTCGAACACCCGCTGGGGACGGACGCGCTGGGCCGGGACCTGCTCGCCCGGCTGGGCCACGGGGCACTGCGCACGGCCGGTGTCGCCCTCGCCGTGACGGCGGTCAGCGCGGTCACCGGACTCCTGCTGGGCATGGCACCGCGGGCGAGCGCCGGTGCGACGGAGGTCGCGTCGACCCTGCCCGCGGTCCTCACCGGGCTGCTGATCGCGGGCGTGACCGGGCCCTCGGTGTGGGGCGCGGCGATCGCGGTCTGCGTGGTCGGCTGGAGCCCGTACGCCGCCCAGACCGCCGCCCTGCTCGAACAGGAACGCGCGAGCGGTCACATCGCCGCCTCCGTCGCGCTCGGCGCGGGACGGCTGCACCTGCTGCGCCGCCACCTGCTCCCCGCGGTCCTGCCGGCCCTCCTGCGCAACGCACTGCTGCGGCTGCCGACGGCCGTCCTGGTCCTGGCCTCGCTCGGCTTCCTCGGTCTGGGCGAACAGCCGCCCACCCCCGAGTGGGGCAGGCTCCTGTCGGAGAACCAGCCGTACGCCGAACTGGCCCCCTGGACCGTCCTGGGCCCGGCCGCCGCGCTGGTGGTGCTGTCCGTGCTGGCGGTGACGGGCAGCGTGCTGGGGCGGCGCAAGGGCGCGTAACGGGTGCCTGGCCGAGTGGTGACCACCCGGCCAGGCACCCGCTGTCCGCCTTCAGGAGAGGTTCGTGCCGCTCACGTATCCGCGTCGCTTGTCCACGACGTTGCGCAGGGGGCGGCCCTCGATGTGACGCGTGAGGTTGTCGAGGAACACCTCGACGAGCGCCTCCCGTTCACCGGTGGTCTCGCCCGCCGTGTGCGGGGAGATCATCACGCCGGGCATGTCCCACAGGGGTGAGCCGCTTCTTGCCGCCGCCCGAGCCGCGGCTCTCGCTGCTGCCCATGGGAGGCGTCGAGGTGGCCGGACCGCACCTGCCCGGCGGGGCGGTCCGGGCCGATCGGCGCGGTGCGGCCCTCGTGCCGCTCCCAGCGGAAGCCGTGCACCAGCCGCAGGGGGGATCGGGCGGCCTCGTCCAGGGTCCGGCCGGCCGGCCGCGGGCAGGCTGCCGTCCGATCCGTCGGCCCTCGCGACCAGGGGACGTTCCACCGTCATCGTTCCCGTCGCCTCGTGCACGGCATGGTGCGGGCCCACTCTCACCGTTGCACCCGGTGCAGCCGCACGCGAGGGGCGATCGGCCCTCGGCAGGGGCCGTTCGGCCCGTGGTGCGCCGAGTGGACCGGGCACACGCTGAAGTCGGCAGCCCGAGAAGTCCCGGTACACCGAGGAGCACGGCGCTGCGCGACGGACTCGCCGTCCGACCGGGCGGGAGCTGAAGGGAGCCGGGCGATGACCTCCACCACCAACCTGTCCGCAGGCCTCACAGCCGGGCATCGCGAGCGGCTGATGCTCCTGGCCCGCGAGGTGTCCTTCGACACGGGCACCCGCATCTTCGAGGAAGGACGGCGCGCCGACCGGTTCTGGATCGTGCGGACCGGGACGGTAGCCCTCGATCTGCGTGTCCCCGGCCGGCGGGCGGCTGTCGTGGAGTCCCTGGGGCACGGAGAGCTGATCGGCTGGTCGTGGCACTTCCCGCCGCACGTGTGGCATCTGGGCGCGGAGGCGATGAGCCCGGTACGGGCCTACGAGTTCGACGCGGAAGCGGTACGGACGATGTGCGCCGGAGACCCCGAGCTCGGCCGGGCGATCGCCGACTGGGTCGGCCGGGTGGTCGCCCACCGGCTGCACGCCTCGCGGATCCGGTTGCTCGACCTGTACGCCCCCTACGGCAGCGGGAGCCGGATGTGAGGGACGGCCCGCCGGTCCGTCCCGCTCCGTCCGCAGCCTGCGGGGCATCCGCGGTCAGGTCACCGTGATCCGGCGCCCGGTGACGGTGACGGGCTCGATACGCAGCCACAGTTCACGCGGGCCTCCTGCCCAGGGGGTGCTGTAGGCCTGCTCGTCGAGGCGGGCGGCCTCGTCCGGATCCGTCACCGTCGCCGCGGGGCCCCGTACCAGCACGCTCCAGCCCTCGCTGAACGCCTCGTCGATGTGGTCGGCTTCGAAGGCCACCTGGTGGCCGTCCGCCTGTGCCGGGGTCGTGCCGGGCTCGGTGCGGAAGACGATCGAGCCGTCGACGACGCTGTAGTTGACCGGTACGACGACCGGCCCGGAGTCCGTCGGCACGGCGATGCGTCCGACCCCGTGGGTCGACAGCAGGGAGCGGCACTCGGCCTCGGTCAGCTCCGTGAACCGGGGTGTACGGGCCGCCCGGCCGAGTCCGGGCGGCAGGTCGGTGTCGCCACCGGTCAGGTGCCGCACCGTGGTCTTCAGCGCTCCCGCCAGCCGCAGGAGGGTGCCCGCGCCGGGGTCGGCGGTCGGCCGCTCCTCCAGGTACTCGAGGTAGGCGGGCGCCATGCCCGCCCGGGTCGCCGCCTCCTGCCTGCTGAGGCCGAGTTCCGTGCGCCGTTGGGTGATCCGCCGTCCGAGGTCACCCTGCGGGCGTCCTTCGACGGCATGAGACGAGGCCCGTTCGGTCATGACCCGTCACCTCTCTCCTTCGTCAGGCCGCCCGGTAGGGGACGACTTCCTCGTTCGGCTCCTCGCCGCAGTTCCAGCTTGGCGCGGATCGGGCCACCGCGCTTGGGGTACCCCGGTCCTTCGACTAGGGCCGATCGGCCCTACCGCGGATCGAGCCGGCGGCCTTTGATCGGACCATGTCCGACATCCCCGGCAGGTCCGCGCAGTCACTCCAGGTGGGGACGACCCACGTCGTGACCCTGAGCGGCGAACTCGACCTGCTCGCGGCGCCGGCCCTCAGGGCCCGCCTCGACATGCTGACCGCCGGTCCCTGTCCCGACCTGGTCCTGGACCTGCGCCCGGTGTCGTTCGTCGACTGCTCGGGGCTAGGGGTCCTGTGCCGGGTGCGGAACCGCGTGCGGGCGCGGCACGGCCGGTTGCGTCTGGTCACCGGCAGCGCCTCTCTGCGGCGCGTGCTGCGGCACGCCGGTATGGCGGGGGTCTTCGAGCTGCTTCCCCGCATGCCGGTGGGCGTTGCCGGCCCACCGGCGACGGACACCGTCGACAGTGCGGTGCTCTGAGGTCGACGGTGCGGCACTGAGATCGACCGCGCGGTGCACTGACGTCGACCGCACGGTGCGCTGAGATCGACCGCGCGGTGCTCTGAGCACGTCACACGAGGGTGAGCTCGTGGCCGATCTTCGCCGCCCATGCCTCGATCCGCTCGAAGTCGCGGAAGTCCCCGCCCTTTCCGTCGCGGAGGATCATCCGGGCGACCCAGCCCTTCGCGCCTTCTCGGAGGCAGCCGCCGAAGGTGACGTGCTCCGCGGCGTCGAGCCGGTCCATGGCCTTCTTCACTCCGGGCACGGGCGGGATGTCCCGCTCCGAGGCCGAGGGATCGAGCGGGCCGCTGCTGAAGAACCACAGCGGGCGCTCCGCCAGGGCCTTGCCGTGGTGCCGGACGAAGCGGCGGGCGGCCTTGTGCCAGTGGCCGGCGTACAGGCCGCCCCCGACCACGACGGCGTCGTACGCCGCCACGTCCGGCACGGCCCCTGCCGGGACGGCCTCCGCCGTCAGCCCCTCCTTGCGCAGGACCCCGGCGATGGTCTCGGCGATCTCCGCGGTCGATCCGTTCGTCGTTCCGTAGGCGACGAGCACGTTCGTCGGCATGCCGGTCCGCCTCCTCTCACAGTTTTCGCAGAAAGTCGTCGGTCACGCCGTGCAGCACCTGCTCGTCCGATCGCAGACGCGTGTCGTCCAAGCGCCAGGTGAGCTCGTCGACGACCGCGACCACACCGTCGATCTGCCGGGTCATGGCGACGACGATCTCGGCTTCGCTCCGACGTTCCAGCCGTCCGGAGAGCGTGACCACCCCGTCCGCGACGGCGACGTCGATGCTGTGCGGCATCAGCCACCGCACGCGCACCAGCACCTCGTCGGTCACCTCGTCACGGATGGACGCGTCGGGCCGCAGGAAGACCCGGAGCAGGTCCCGCCGGGTGAGGATGCCGACCAGACGGTCCTCCTCGTCGAGCACGGGCAGTCTGTTCACGCCCCGCCGCGCCATGGTCCGTGCGGCCTCGACGATGGTGTCCTCGGCGTGCGCGGTGACCGGCGGCGCGCTCATCAGCTGACCCGCCGTGCGGGCTGCCGTCTCCGGGGTGGTGCTCCTGCGGGCGGCGGACGGCGGTGCGGGGAGCCCGAGAAAGCGGCGTGAGCGGCCCGGGTCCGGGGTCGCGGCCCGAGGGGCCGCCAGATCGGCCGCGGAGAGGACGCCGATGACACGGTCGTCCTCGTCCACCACGGGCAGTCCGCCGATCCGATCGCCCGCGAGCAGTCGGGCGGCCTCGTCGACCGGCGTGTTGAACAGGGCTCGCACCACGTCCATGGTCATCAGGGAGCCGACCTTGTCATGCTTCATGGCGTGTCTCCCTCGGGAACGACCGCGACCCGGTCGCCGCCCGGACGGCGACCCGCAGCGCCTCCGAGTCCGCCGGTCCGGCGGGGGCCCCGACGACGGGGCGGTTCCATGTCCGGGGCCCGGACGGATCGTCGGGGTCGTCGCGCGCCACGATCACCGGACCGTCCGCCCGCCCGGGTGACCGCGAGGCCGACGGAGCCGAGCGGCGGCTCGGCGGCACTCCCCCGGCCTCGCGAGCCCAGGACGAGCACCGCGGCCTTGCGCGCCGCACCGCACAGTACGGGGCCCGCCCCTCGGGCACGACCTCGGTGGTGGCCTCCAGACCGGGACCGCGCGCCCGGGCGTGCTGGGCCGCGGTGACCGCGAGGACGCCGGTGAGAGGTTGTTCCGACGGCGGCTCCCTGCCGGTGGGGAACACGGCGTGTTCGTAGCGCTCCCTCCGGCGACGCGTACACCGCGTGCGGCGGCACCCCGCGGAGCGCGGCCTCCTCGGCCGCCCGGTCCACGGCCCGCGGACTCGCCTCGCAACCGTCCGCATGCACGGTGATCGGCTGGTCCATTGCTCCCCCTCCTCTCCGCCTCCGGTGTGGCTCCGATGGTTCGAGTCTCGCCCCGGCAGGCTCACGCGGTGGAGATGCCACAGGTCCCGTCCCGGGACCGACCGGCCCTACGGCGGGAGTCCGGAGCGGCCCGGGGCTGCCGGTTCATCCGGGGGCACAGGGGCGCGCCATCGGTAGGACCAGGGCCGATCGGCCCTGGTACATCCGGCCCCCACCCTTGATGATCGTGAGCACGGGCGGATCCGCAATCCGTGCCTCCGGCGCTCCGGGAAACGAGGGGTCCTGATGACCGAGCCGCGCAGCTTCACCGAGGAGCACCCGATCCGGGTCTTCCTGCTCGACGACCACGAGGTCGTGCGCCGTGGTCTGGCCGATCTGCTGGACGCCGAACCCGACATCACGGTGGTCGGGGATGCCGGGGACGTAGAGCACGCGCTGGCCCGGGGCCCGGCCCTGCGCCCCGATGTGGCGGTGCTCGACGTACGCCTGCCCGACGGCGACGGCATCAGCGTCTGCCGCGAACTGCGCAGCCGCATGCCCGAGCCGGCTTGTCTGATGCTGACCTCGTTCGACGACGAGGAGG
Protein-coding regions in this window:
- a CDS encoding phytoene desaturase family protein; translated protein: MTAPEGPRAHRTYDAVIVGGGHNGLVAAAYLARAGRSVLVLERLDHTGGAAVSTRPFAGVDARLSRYSYLVSLLPKKIVRDLGLDFRVRTRTVSSYTPAERDGRPTGLLVGGGERRTREAFARLTGSDREFRAWQEFYGMTGRAAQRIFPTLTEPLPTRDGLRRRLDDDEAWRVLFEEPIGVAVEECFADDLVRGVVLTDALIGTFADAHDPALKQNRCFLYHVIGGGTGDWDVPVGGMGALTDALADTARAAGAVLATGHEALRIATDGRTAEVTYRTADGEGTAAARHVLVNASPQALAELTGDPAPASAEGAQLKVNMLLKRLPRLRDSSVDPREAFAGTFHIAEGYEQLAAAHAQAAAGHLPAAPPSEIYCHSLTDPTILGPGLAEEGYQTLTLFGLHTPARLFERDNDAVREDLLKSTLAQLDTHLAEPLADCLATDADGRPCIEARTPLDLERDLGLPGGNIFHRELSWPYAQESTGRWGVETGHANVLLCGAGAVRGGGVSGVPGHNAAMAVLENTPE
- a CDS encoding serine/threonine-protein kinase, encoding MGDSRLIQGRYRLLDLIGRGGMGEVWRAQDESLGRHVAVKCLKPLGPNHDHAFTRVLRERFRREARVAAALQHRGITVVHDFGESDGVLYLVMELLDGRNLSQLLEDNKQHPLPVADVVEVAEQVAAALAYCHEQGIVHRDLKPANIMRLGDGTVKICDFGIARLGHDIGFTSRLTGTGIAMGTPHYMSPEQISGTEVDQRSDLYSFGCVLYEIATGVPPFDLGDAWAILVGHRDTPPRPPREHRAELPEYLERVVLDLLAKEPGQRPGDARELARRISAHRGAPVYVTAVAAARPASGGPARLPSWTRGMTTGHKATGTALRSTPPDPAAGLSGEWIARPATGPVVAEPVPAERPAPPTEVLTALAGRHNAGLSLGRLGRWTEAGEVHRGVAAEREHLLGPDHPDTLSSRYEVAFTLSRTGRAADALRAYKHVTEARIRTLGADHPDTLAARQEMAYVLGRLGRAFDAHRVYTSVLTAREHLMGPDHPDTLRCRHNLAFNLSRLGRLEDSYRMAREVARARARVLGPDHPDTLVTRYEVAYALGQLGRWAEALETYREVAEARGRALGPDHPDTLAARHEIGISLGRLGRSAEALDLYGALAADRTRSQGPTHPETLRARHGRCVNLGRLGRWEEALAESRAVAALREQVLGPEHPDTLVSRREVAVGLGWLGRWADALTEYRRVAAARERVLGADHPDTLASRNDEAHCLEQLGRGAEAVALYRRVAALREQRAAAGR
- a CDS encoding oxygenase MpaB family protein — protein: MTGADPGLFGPESVTWQVHSDPVMWIAGVRALYLQALHPRAVRGVMQNSDFRRDAWGRLMRTASFVGTTTYGTTEAAERAGARVRKIHRMLTATDPDTGEHYGVDEPALLMWVHCAEIDSYLQVARRSGLRLTDAEADRYVAEHRVSARLVGLDTDAVPANRAEMAEYFEKVRPDLAAGPEARAVDDFLLRPPAHPLLVPAREVLWRRVAHLAYATLPPYAHELYGRPAPDPATVTRQLRLAGLLLRRIPTRVRWQLPPKHILRAMARLGPDARPAPYKLGR
- a CDS encoding ABC transporter substrate-binding protein yields the protein MRTTSRGLIAALALVPVLTGCFAPGDSDSAGAGSDGRLRIAMAVPPVQALSPYSNDATVLSKLSVAEGLTALDKNGTAKPALAKSWKQDDDSTWTFELRKAEFQDGTELTAQSVVDALDHAGAATPKPRVLSDVTLTAKADDADTVTLTTKSPDPVLPLRLASPALAILSARAYGEDGAVSPVGTGTGPFEITRLSGKTKAKLDRFDGYWGGKAKAPGIDVSWIADGTARANALRGGETDIAEWIPTAQAKLLDKDTRHEVPSVRTDSLVLNTGSGLFTDAGLRAAAREAVDGSALVGSVFGGYADPAQGLFGPAVPWAAGKRVEATGRAEAATTAQVKAETKGRTLRLATYTNRAELPEAATVLQQQLEKAGFTVKQDVREYTQMEADLLAGKYDALVFSRVTLLDTGDAVDYLASDFTSEGVYNIAGLKDAAVDKAIRAAATERDTERRREKIMRAEAAILRTDAVVPLVHEQAVQGIAAGVEGVILDPRERSLVDVDTHLG